In Pseudomonadota bacterium, a single window of DNA contains:
- a CDS encoding M48 family metallopeptidase — MRDFFERQRLAQRKTWQLMVYFLLAVGLIVAMVTIVCYVLLSFSIQRLNSAATPFNLTPSQWDPLVMAQIAGVVSLLILSGTVYKYLRLQSGGGSMIAEMLGGRIIYPASNEFHERRILNIVEEMALASGVTVPSVYVMEREHGINAFAAGFSQEDAVLGVTRGALKYLTREELQGVVAHEFSHILYGDMLINVRLQGILHGILVLGLLGEFMLKSSLFYDDSSIRSKASHSGGVYFAVIGLIMLCCGYTGVFVAKLIKSALSRQREFLADASAVQFTRNPSGLAGALKKIGGLQEGSLIRNPHASEISHMYFGNGLSKSWLSAFSTHPPLLERIRRLDPEFRGNFPQEVKYIDATEEEAMMYASAGGRGAPAHKGVSSSEADAATINRHIFIDSMVGSQDMREVLLSPSAEHMRMARELIESLPGSIRRGVRNGFGSRAIIYGLLLDDKATVRQKQFVALEQHADPKVYAELQRLLAKIDGLLPEHRLPLVDLSMPALKNLSKNQYASFRKVIKHLMDADQKIDLFEYSLQHVLIKHLDAHFGKPRENIVPITSLSRLRDDISCVLSLLARLDRTDEETARKSLMRAARVFEKEMKYISFLPTKFCSLKYFDASLRKLESAGMDIKRKVLDACLECIVYDDQVTVREAEIFRVIADALNCPAPPWLTLRDQKIQ, encoded by the coding sequence ATGAGAGATTTTTTTGAACGGCAGCGTCTAGCGCAGAGGAAAACCTGGCAGCTCATGGTGTATTTCCTCCTGGCTGTGGGTCTTATCGTGGCCATGGTGACTATCGTCTGCTATGTACTCCTTTCTTTCAGTATCCAGCGGCTGAATTCTGCCGCCACACCATTCAATCTGACCCCGAGCCAGTGGGATCCGCTGGTCATGGCCCAGATCGCCGGGGTGGTTTCCCTGCTCATCCTCAGCGGCACGGTTTACAAGTATCTGCGCCTGCAATCAGGCGGCGGCAGCATGATTGCCGAAATGCTGGGCGGTCGCATCATTTATCCTGCTTCCAACGAATTTCATGAAAGACGCATCCTGAACATTGTCGAGGAGATGGCATTAGCCTCCGGGGTTACGGTGCCATCGGTGTATGTCATGGAAAGGGAACATGGGATAAATGCCTTTGCCGCTGGCTTTTCCCAGGAAGATGCGGTACTCGGCGTCACCAGGGGTGCGCTCAAATATCTCACCCGGGAAGAACTTCAGGGGGTTGTCGCCCATGAGTTTTCGCATATCTTATATGGAGATATGCTGATCAATGTCCGCCTTCAGGGTATTCTGCACGGAATTCTTGTCCTGGGGCTCCTGGGCGAATTCATGCTCAAGAGCTCTCTTTTTTATGATGATTCTTCCATTCGTTCCAAGGCCAGTCACAGCGGCGGCGTCTATTTTGCGGTAATCGGTCTTATCATGCTGTGCTGCGGGTATACCGGGGTATTTGTTGCCAAGCTCATCAAGAGTGCTCTATCTCGACAACGGGAGTTTCTGGCCGATGCTTCTGCCGTGCAGTTTACCAGAAATCCTTCAGGCCTTGCCGGGGCGCTCAAAAAAATTGGCGGGCTGCAGGAAGGTTCGCTTATCAGGAATCCCCATGCCTCGGAGATCAGCCACATGTATTTCGGTAACGGATTGTCGAAGAGCTGGCTCAGCGCCTTCAGCACCCATCCGCCGCTGCTGGAACGGATTCGCCGTCTTGATCCGGAATTCAGGGGAAATTTTCCACAGGAAGTAAAATATATCGATGCTACAGAGGAAGAGGCCATGATGTATGCTTCTGCGGGTGGAAGGGGCGCGCCTGCTCACAAAGGGGTTTCCTCTTCCGAGGCCGACGCCGCGACAATAAACCGACATATCTTTATCGATTCCATGGTTGGCAGCCAGGATATGCGGGAGGTCCTGCTCAGTCCTTCAGCCGAGCACATGCGCATGGCCCGGGAACTGATAGAAAGCCTGCCCGGTTCAATACGCCGTGGAGTCCGCAACGGGTTTGGCTCCAGGGCGATTATCTATGGTCTGCTCCTGGATGACAAGGCGACGGTCAGGCAGAAGCAGTTTGTCGCCCTGGAGCAACATGCAGATCCCAAGGTATATGCGGAGTTGCAGCGGCTACTGGCAAAAATCGACGGCCTGCTGCCCGAACACCGGCTGCCCCTTGTCGACCTTTCCATGCCGGCGCTCAAGAATCTTTCGAAAAATCAGTATGCCTCCTTTCGCAAGGTCATAAAGCATTTGATGGATGCAGACCAGAAAATCGACTTGTTTGAATATTCCCTGCAGCATGTATTGATCAAGCACCTTGATGCCCATTTCGGCAAACCCCGGGAAAATATCGTCCCCATTACCTCTCTGTCCAGGCTGCGGGATGATATTTCCTGTGTGCTTTCACTGCTGGCGCGGCTTGATCGTACCGATGAAGAAACAGCAAGGAAATCTCTGATGCGGGCTGCGCGGGTCTTTGAAAAAGAAATGAAATACATCAGCTTTCTGCCCACCAAGTTCTGTTCGCTTAAATATTTTGATGCCTCACTCAGGAAACTGGAAAGCGCCGGCATGGACATCAAGCGCAAGGTCCTGGACGCCTGCCTGGAATGTATTGTCTATGACGATCAGGTTACGGTGCGCGAGGCCGAAATCTTCCGCGTCATCGCCGATGCCCTCAACTGCCCGGCTCCTCCATGGTTGACCCTAAGAGATCAGAAGATACAGTAA
- a CDS encoding proline--tRNA ligase, whose protein sequence is MRYTQILLPTLKENPAEADVVSHRLMMRAGFIRKLTSGIYSYLPLGLKAIRKVEQIVREEMNRAGAQELLLPMVQPADLWMETGRWQKYGPELLRFTDRHNRESCLGPTHEEVITDLVRKNVHSYRNLPLNLYQIQTKFRDEIRPRFGLMRGREFIMKDGYSFDADENGAEATYKKMHEAYHNIFRRCGLSFRAVEADTGTIGGSFSHEFMVLADTGEDTLVICKACSYAANMEKARAMPEPKTEKPELLALEKIETPGKKKVAAVTEFLNISPRNLIKTLVYLADGKPVAVLLRGDHEVQTVKLQNHLKAIDVELADDKTIFDATGTPNGYLGPMGLTIPVVADPAVADMYNFAIGANEKNHHCINANHGRDFALPEIVDLRMVNEDDKCPLCGGGIELTKGIEVGHIFKLGTSYSKSMQATFLDTNGTEQTFIMGCYGIGVSRTVAAAIEQNHDKDGIIFPLPIAPMQAIILNLSPKDLQITEAAESLYSTLTASGIEVLIDDRDERPGIKFKDADLTGIPFRITVGKNFSTDGTIEIRKRASGETMMVPHEASAAMIISKIQEELAACK, encoded by the coding sequence ATGCGTTATACCCAGATACTCCTCCCGACCCTCAAGGAAAACCCTGCAGAAGCCGACGTTGTCAGCCACCGACTGATGATGCGGGCGGGATTTATCCGCAAGCTCACTTCCGGGATTTACTCCTACCTGCCCTTAGGCCTTAAGGCGATCAGGAAGGTGGAACAGATAGTCCGTGAAGAAATGAATCGCGCCGGCGCCCAGGAACTTCTGCTTCCCATGGTCCAGCCCGCTGACCTCTGGATGGAAACCGGCCGCTGGCAGAAATACGGTCCGGAATTGCTGCGTTTTACTGATCGGCATAACCGGGAAAGCTGCCTTGGGCCGACGCATGAGGAGGTTATCACCGACCTGGTGAGAAAGAATGTCCACTCTTACCGGAACCTGCCCCTGAATCTCTACCAGATTCAAACCAAATTCAGGGATGAAATCCGCCCGCGCTTCGGACTGATGCGCGGCAGGGAATTCATCATGAAGGACGGCTACAGTTTTGACGCCGATGAGAATGGCGCAGAAGCGACCTACAAAAAAATGCATGAGGCGTATCATAATATTTTCCGGCGCTGCGGCCTGTCGTTCCGGGCCGTGGAAGCGGACACCGGAACCATCGGCGGCAGCTTTTCCCATGAATTCATGGTACTTGCCGATACCGGTGAAGATACCCTGGTGATCTGCAAAGCATGTTCCTATGCAGCCAATATGGAAAAGGCCCGGGCCATGCCGGAGCCGAAAACCGAAAAGCCCGAGCTGCTGGCTCTTGAAAAAATTGAAACACCGGGCAAGAAAAAGGTTGCCGCAGTCACCGAATTCCTGAATATCTCCCCCAGGAATCTCATAAAAACCCTGGTGTATCTTGCTGACGGGAAACCTGTGGCAGTGCTCTTGCGCGGTGATCATGAAGTACAGACCGTAAAACTCCAGAACCACCTCAAGGCAATCGATGTCGAGCTTGCCGATGACAAGACCATATTCGATGCAACCGGCACCCCCAACGGCTACCTTGGCCCCATGGGTCTCACTATTCCGGTGGTCGCCGACCCCGCGGTTGCTGATATGTATAATTTCGCAATCGGTGCCAACGAAAAGAATCATCATTGTATCAATGCAAACCACGGCCGGGATTTCGCACTTCCTGAAATTGTTGATCTGCGCATGGTGAACGAAGATGACAAATGTCCGCTCTGCGGCGGCGGCATCGAACTCACCAAGGGCATTGAAGTAGGACATATATTCAAGCTCGGCACCAGCTACAGCAAATCAATGCAGGCAACTTTCCTCGACACCAACGGTACAGAACAAACATTTATCATGGGATGTTACGGCATCGGAGTCAGCAGGACAGTTGCCGCGGCAATCGAGCAGAACCACGACAAGGACGGAATCATCTTCCCCTTGCCCATTGCTCCCATGCAGGCAATAATCCTCAACCTTTCCCCAAAAGATCTCCAAATCACCGAAGCGGCGGAGTCCCTCTATTCAACGCTTACGGCTAGCGGCATCGAAGTGCTTATCGATGATCGAGATGAAAGGCCCGGAATTAAATTCAAGGATGCCGACCTTACCGGCATCCCCTTTAGAATCACGGTTGGAAAAAACTTTTCAACCGATGGCACCATCGAAATCAGAAAACGGGCCTCTGGCGAAACCATGATGGTGCCTCATGAAGCCAGTGCGGCAATGATCATCAGCAAGATTCAAGAAGAACTTGCTGCATGCAAATAA
- the ccsB gene encoding c-type cytochrome biogenesis protein CcsB, protein MNSSQLFGITTLAYLLASMLYIAIFVFRAKKLGLAATSVTVAAFLIQTTAIGLRWYESYNLPGYGPEAGHAPLSNMYESLVFFSWCIAIFYLWLELKFKNRLIGAFAVPFAFLSMALASLTSDAIRPLVPALQSNWLIAHVITCFVGYAAFAVACGLGIMYLIREGSDTSNKNSLINTLPEPRIIDDITHKTMVFGFIWLSAGIITGAIWANSAWGTYWSWDPKETWSLITWFIYALALHARFVKGWGGKRIAWLAILGFISVVFTYYGVNYLLSGLHSYGS, encoded by the coding sequence ATGAACAGTTCCCAGCTCTTTGGAATTACGACATTAGCATATTTATTGGCCTCAATGCTCTATATCGCCATCTTTGTTTTTCGTGCAAAAAAACTGGGGTTGGCCGCAACATCGGTCACCGTCGCCGCTTTTCTTATACAGACAACCGCAATCGGCCTGAGGTGGTATGAATCCTACAACCTGCCGGGATACGGCCCTGAGGCAGGCCACGCCCCTTTATCTAATATGTATGAATCACTGGTGTTCTTTTCCTGGTGTATTGCCATCTTCTATTTATGGCTTGAACTGAAGTTTAAAAACCGCCTGATCGGAGCCTTTGCCGTGCCTTTCGCTTTTTTGAGCATGGCGCTTGCTTCACTCACTAGCGACGCAATCCGACCACTGGTTCCAGCCTTACAAAGCAACTGGCTCATCGCCCACGTAATCACCTGCTTTGTCGGCTATGCGGCCTTTGCGGTGGCCTGCGGACTTGGGATCATGTATCTGATCCGCGAGGGCAGTGACACGTCCAATAAAAACAGCCTGATTAATACCCTGCCGGAACCGAGAATCATTGACGATATCACCCATAAAACCATGGTGTTCGGCTTTATCTGGCTCAGTGCCGGAATCATCACCGGCGCCATCTGGGCAAATTCCGCCTGGGGGACTTACTGGAGTTGGGACCCCAAGGAAACCTGGTCACTTATTACCTGGTTTATTTATGCCCTGGCGCTCCATGCACGATTTGTTAAAGGCTGGGGCGGAAAACGCATTGCATGGCTTGCCATATTAGGATTTATTTCAGTGGTTTTCACCTATTACGGTGTTAACTACCTGCTTTCAGGACTTCATAGCTACGGCAGTTAA
- a CDS encoding DUF2065 domain-containing protein, producing the protein MKTLVCLLGLVLIVEGLPYVAFPEAMQNWLQQLTRMKPGRLRIMGLIAMAIGLFLCYVTQRTGFFS; encoded by the coding sequence ATGAAAACACTCGTCTGTCTTTTGGGGCTCGTATTGATAGTTGAAGGCCTGCCTTATGTGGCATTTCCTGAGGCTATGCAGAATTGGCTTCAGCAACTGACCCGGATGAAACCGGGGAGATTACGGATCATGGGGTTGATTGCCATGGCTATCGGGCTATTTCTTTGTTATGTGACGCAGAGGACAGGTTTTTTCAGTTGA
- a CDS encoding bifunctional (p)ppGpp synthetase/guanosine-3',5'-bis(diphosphate) 3'-pyrophosphohydrolase, translating to MSDLTINTVIEKVQGYLPEENLSKFAEAYDFAAKIHEGRFRDSGEPYITHPLAVADILASMRLDIHTVLAGILHGVLKEEKNPATEKELAAKFGKDVASLVSGATRITDVKFNSKLAYQAENVRKMLLAMSSDIRVLLVKLADRLHDMQTLVFTEDRQKFIPQETMDLYAPLASRLGIDWMKRELEDLAFAYLYPEEYADLSGRMETSTKGRQIYVEEVKEILYAKLREYGLSNCRILGRPKHLFSIYKKIIAQKIPLEKIYDKIAFRIILNTVKECYEALGVVHSQWRPVSGRFKDFISTPKSNMYQSLHTSVVGPHGEFMEIQIRTEEMDEIAKEGIAAHWAYKEGKAISSKDAKLFQWLKQLIHNLQELQDPKEFLDAVKGELHEIEVYALTPNGEVKEFPQGSTPLDFAYSIHTEVGNHCAGAKVNSRMVPLKYQLQNGDLVEILTSPGQKPNRGWLSLVKTSRAKNHIRHWLKQENHQKHLEIGREICDRELRKNDISFKKIIKTGHFREILKSLACNSLDDLLSKVGSGKISTQTIISQLQPKEINKEEKLEETLRKKSVYKPEPKDAIKIDGAEGVLTNISQCCMPVPGDEIMGFITAGRGISVHKTNCPNILASDPDRQINVNWATSPNAAHRAKIMVIAQDKKGLLADLSQAISADNANVLNLEARTSSSNLATFNFVLEVSDLGHLTKLLQHIQQLDGVIKAKRQQ from the coding sequence ATGTCCGATCTGACAATCAATACAGTTATAGAGAAAGTCCAAGGCTATCTTCCGGAGGAAAACCTTTCGAAATTTGCCGAGGCATATGATTTTGCAGCAAAGATCCACGAGGGCCGGTTCCGAGACTCAGGTGAACCGTATATTACGCATCCCCTTGCTGTTGCCGACATTCTTGCCTCCATGCGTCTTGACATCCATACAGTCCTGGCCGGAATCCTGCACGGCGTCCTCAAGGAAGAAAAAAACCCGGCAACGGAAAAGGAGCTTGCCGCAAAATTCGGCAAGGACGTTGCAAGTCTTGTGAGTGGCGCCACCCGCATAACCGACGTCAAATTCAACAGCAAACTTGCTTATCAGGCTGAAAACGTCAGAAAAATGCTGCTTGCGATGTCTTCTGACATTCGAGTCCTTCTGGTAAAACTGGCCGACCGGCTCCACGACATGCAGACCCTGGTCTTCACTGAAGATCGGCAAAAATTCATCCCTCAGGAGACCATGGATCTCTATGCTCCTTTAGCCAGTCGTCTGGGTATTGACTGGATGAAGAGGGAACTTGAAGATCTGGCCTTTGCCTACCTGTATCCGGAAGAATACGCCGATCTTTCCGGAAGAATGGAAACATCCACCAAGGGCCGCCAGATATATGTCGAAGAAGTAAAAGAAATTCTGTATGCAAAACTCAGGGAATATGGCCTGAGCAACTGCAGGATCCTCGGCAGGCCCAAGCATCTCTTCAGTATCTATAAAAAAATTATCGCCCAGAAAATCCCCCTGGAAAAAATCTATGACAAGATTGCCTTCAGGATAATCCTTAATACTGTAAAAGAATGCTATGAGGCTTTAGGCGTCGTGCACTCACAATGGCGTCCGGTCAGTGGCCGGTTCAAGGATTTCATCAGCACCCCGAAGAGCAACATGTATCAGTCGCTGCATACATCGGTTGTCGGTCCCCATGGTGAATTCATGGAAATCCAGATCCGTACCGAGGAAATGGACGAAATTGCCAAGGAAGGCATTGCCGCGCATTGGGCATACAAGGAAGGAAAAGCCATCTCGTCCAAAGACGCCAAGCTCTTCCAATGGCTCAAGCAACTCATTCATAACCTGCAGGAATTACAGGATCCGAAAGAATTCCTTGATGCAGTCAAGGGAGAACTCCATGAGATTGAAGTCTATGCCCTGACCCCGAACGGCGAAGTCAAAGAATTTCCCCAGGGCAGCACGCCGCTGGATTTTGCTTACAGCATCCATACGGAGGTCGGTAATCACTGTGCCGGCGCCAAGGTGAACAGCCGCATGGTCCCCTTGAAATACCAGCTGCAAAACGGCGACCTGGTGGAAATCCTCACCTCCCCAGGTCAAAAACCCAACCGCGGCTGGCTCTCGCTGGTCAAGACCAGCCGCGCCAAAAACCACATACGTCACTGGCTCAAACAGGAAAACCACCAGAAGCATCTTGAAATCGGCAGGGAAATCTGTGATCGCGAACTCAGAAAAAATGATATCAGCTTCAAAAAGATTATCAAGACCGGACACTTCAGGGAAATACTCAAAAGCCTGGCGTGCAACTCCCTTGATGATCTCTTAAGCAAAGTCGGATCCGGGAAAATATCCACCCAGACAATAATCAGCCAACTCCAACCCAAAGAAATAAATAAAGAAGAAAAACTCGAAGAAACCCTTCGCAAGAAAAGCGTTTATAAACCGGAACCAAAAGATGCGATAAAAATAGATGGGGCTGAAGGGGTATTGACCAACATCAGCCAGTGCTGCATGCCGGTGCCTGGTGATGAAATCATGGGGTTCATAACCGCAGGACGCGGTATATCAGTACACAAAACCAATTGTCCGAACATCCTGGCCTCGGATCCCGATCGGCAAATCAATGTAAACTGGGCAACCTCGCCCAATGCCGCGCACCGGGCAAAAATCATGGTTATCGCCCAGGACAAGAAAGGGTTGCTTGCCGATCTCAGCCAGGCAATCAGCGCGGACAACGCCAATGTCCTGAATCTGGAGGCTCGCACCTCCAGTTCAAACCTGGCAACGTTTAATTTCGTCCTGGAGGTCTCGGACCTGGGTCATCTGACGAAATTATTACAGCATATTCAACAATTGGATGGGGTGATAAAAGCGAAGAGACAGCAATAG
- the rpmB gene encoding 50S ribosomal protein L28, protein MAKVCQMCGKGPSTGNNVSHAHNKTRRRWLPNLQRVRMATEGGNRKQMRVCTRCIRSGAVVKAA, encoded by the coding sequence ATGGCTAAAGTATGTCAAATGTGTGGCAAAGGACCGTCCACAGGAAATAATGTCAGTCACGCACACAATAAAACCCGCAGACGCTGGTTGCCCAATCTGCAACGAGTGCGGATGGCTACGGAAGGTGGAAACAGAAAGCAGATGCGCGTGTGCACAAGGTGCATCCGTTCCGGCGCTGTTGTAAAAGCGGCCTGA
- a CDS encoding cytochrome c family protein, which produces MTKKTLICVAALAFLFSFGLGVSFAVDAGPAEMELTTDKGKKPATFPHKAHQDKIKCADCHHGQDADGKQTAYTDGMAIQTCVTCHNDKMANAKLNDFKKAAHKNCKDCHTAESTAQNKPGLKKCGTCHTKDDGKE; this is translated from the coding sequence ATGACGAAAAAAACCCTGATTTGTGTAGCAGCCCTGGCCTTTCTTTTCAGCTTCGGACTTGGTGTTTCCTTTGCAGTTGACGCCGGACCGGCTGAGATGGAACTGACCACCGACAAAGGTAAAAAACCAGCGACTTTCCCCCATAAAGCCCATCAGGACAAAATCAAATGTGCTGATTGCCATCATGGTCAAGATGCTGATGGAAAACAAACCGCATACACCGACGGCATGGCAATACAAACATGTGTTACCTGTCACAATGACAAAATGGCCAATGCCAAGCTCAATGATTTCAAAAAAGCCGCACATAAAAACTGCAAAGACTGTCACACCGCTGAAAGTACCGCTCAGAATAAGCCCGGTCTGAAAAAATGCGGCACCTGTCATACTAAAGATGATGGCAAAGAATAG
- a CDS encoding LemA family protein has protein sequence MSASIVTGLVLLGSIVAVIFLIVVIYNRLVTLRNRFKNAFAQIDVQLKRRYDLIPNMVEIAKGYMKHERETLEAVIAARNQAASAVKQAAGNPADASAIQGLMAAEGTLAGTLGRLFALVESYPDLKANENMMQLSEEMSHTENRISFARQAFNDAIMVYNTARELFPAVMFAAMFGFMPAQFLELEDEKERQAPKVSF, from the coding sequence ATGAGCGCTTCAATAGTAACAGGTCTTGTGCTTCTCGGCAGCATTGTTGCGGTGATCTTTTTGATTGTCGTTATCTACAACCGGCTGGTTACTCTTCGCAACCGCTTTAAAAACGCCTTTGCACAGATCGATGTGCAGCTCAAACGGCGCTACGATCTCATACCTAATATGGTGGAGATTGCCAAGGGCTACATGAAACACGAACGTGAAACACTGGAAGCGGTGATTGCGGCGCGCAACCAGGCGGCAAGCGCGGTTAAGCAGGCGGCGGGCAATCCCGCTGATGCGTCTGCCATTCAAGGCCTGATGGCTGCCGAAGGCACCCTTGCCGGCACCTTGGGCCGTCTCTTTGCCCTGGTGGAATCCTATCCCGACTTGAAGGCCAATGAAAACATGATGCAGCTCAGTGAAGAGATGAGCCACACCGAGAATCGCATTTCTTTTGCCAGGCAGGCTTTCAACGATGCGATAATGGTCTACAACACCGCCAGGGAACTGTTCCCGGCAGTAATGTTCGCCGCGATGTTCGGTTTTATGCCGGCACAGTTTCTCGAACTGGAAGACGAAAAGGAACGCCAGGCACCCAAGGTCTCATTTTAA
- the ispG gene encoding flavodoxin-dependent (E)-4-hydroxy-3-methylbut-2-enyl-diphosphate synthase, which produces MIERIKTRQIWVGNVPIGGNAPIAVQSMTNTDTRDVESTCEQTHRLEQAGCEIIRVAVLDLEAAKAIKSIRENIHIPLIADIHFDSRLAIAAMENGAQGIRINPGNIGGAKKLANVVAAAKTHKIPIRVGVNSGSVEKDILKKYGSPTPEALVESALRNIALLEKLDFEDIKISIKSSDAMNTVLAYRKLSQRCDYPLHLGVTEAGGLIAGTVKSSVALGILLSEGIGDTFRISLTRDPVEEIRVAYELLRSLHIRERGPELISCPTCGRCQINLFGLAEQIEKHVQNMTSTLKVAVMGCVVNGPGEAKEADIGLAGGDGVGIIFKKGKLFKKVPEKQLLEVFLAELNKMEKSVNSDK; this is translated from the coding sequence ATGATTGAAAGAATAAAAACCAGACAGATATGGGTCGGGAACGTTCCCATCGGCGGCAACGCGCCCATTGCGGTTCAGTCAATGACCAACACCGACACCCGTGATGTTGAATCCACCTGTGAGCAGACCCATCGGCTCGAACAGGCAGGATGCGAGATTATTCGTGTCGCAGTACTTGATCTTGAAGCAGCAAAAGCGATTAAATCGATCAGAGAAAATATCCATATCCCGCTTATTGCCGATATCCACTTTGACAGCCGCCTGGCCATCGCCGCCATGGAAAACGGCGCCCAAGGGATACGCATCAATCCTGGAAATATCGGTGGCGCCAAAAAGCTTGCCAACGTCGTCGCTGCAGCAAAAACCCATAAAATCCCGATCCGGGTAGGCGTAAACTCAGGCTCGGTTGAAAAAGATATCCTCAAAAAATACGGCAGCCCAACTCCCGAGGCCTTAGTTGAAAGCGCCTTGCGGAATATCGCCCTCCTTGAAAAACTCGATTTTGAAGATATCAAAATATCCATTAAGTCCTCTGATGCGATGAACACCGTCCTTGCATACCGGAAACTTTCGCAACGCTGTGATTATCCCCTGCATCTCGGAGTCACCGAAGCAGGCGGGCTCATCGCCGGCACCGTAAAATCTAGTGTGGCTCTGGGAATCCTGCTTTCAGAGGGTATCGGCGACACCTTCAGGATATCGCTGACCCGAGACCCGGTGGAAGAAATCCGCGTTGCCTATGAACTTCTGCGCTCTCTGCACATACGAGAACGCGGCCCGGAACTCATCTCCTGCCCCACCTGCGGCAGGTGCCAGATCAATCTTTTCGGGCTTGCTGAACAAATCGAAAAACACGTGCAGAACATGACCTCCACCTTGAAAGTTGCGGTCATGGGATGCGTGGTCAACGGCCCGGGCGAAGCAAAAGAGGCGGATATCGGCCTGGCGGGCGGCGACGGCGTGGGGATTATTTTCAAAAAAGGCAAATTATTCAAAAAAGTGCCGGAAAAACAATTACTCGAAGTTTTTCTTGCTGAGCTGAATAAAATGGAAAAGTCCGTAAATAGTGACAAGTAA
- a CDS encoding cytochrome c biogenesis protein ResB, which yields MNIKKIWDSLASVKLTLFVLISLALASIIGTLIPQNQPEIDYIRQYGDSLTRMFKILDFTDMYSSWWFTGLLLLFSINLIVCTIDRLPNVIRLITTDNLNTDRQRIAKMAQRHTIETVRPEEIALLNVQEAMSGHGWKTEQATLEDGGKILFSQKGAWTRLGPYIVHISILIIFIGAVIGSFFGYKGSVYIPETTSVNKIYEFGTNRPIPLGFEVRCDNFRLSRYKDGSPSEYRSDLTVIDNGKEVLSKSIVVNDPLDYKGFTFYQSSYDSQRRFLVKLKNNTTNTGRSFIVNPGQQVSWPGTNINFGIINLSGPDALGAYRFKIWFTDNKGEPSIFWVENETDAVITRSDTDYLFTTKEHYATGLQVARDPGVWPVYIGCMLMIFGLYVAFFLSHRRIWAYITKEDSKTLVILGGLSNKNKIGFENDFTTIVEALDKKENTTSSKE from the coding sequence ATGAATATTAAAAAAATCTGGGATTCCCTGGCCTCTGTTAAACTCACTCTTTTTGTCCTGATCAGCCTTGCACTGGCAAGCATCATCGGCACTCTGATTCCCCAAAACCAGCCGGAAATCGATTACATCCGGCAATACGGCGACAGTCTCACGCGGATGTTTAAAATTCTCGACTTCACGGACATGTACAGTTCGTGGTGGTTTACCGGATTATTGCTTCTTTTCAGCATCAATTTGATTGTCTGCACCATTGATCGACTCCCCAATGTTATCCGCCTGATCACCACCGACAACCTGAACACCGACCGGCAGCGCATTGCCAAAATGGCCCAGAGACATACAATCGAAACAGTCCGCCCAGAAGAGATCGCTCTCCTCAACGTCCAGGAGGCCATGTCCGGCCACGGCTGGAAAACCGAGCAGGCTACTCTTGAAGACGGCGGCAAAATCCTGTTTTCCCAGAAAGGTGCATGGACCAGACTTGGACCCTATATTGTCCACATCAGCATCCTGATCATCTTCATCGGTGCGGTTATCGGCTCTTTTTTCGGCTATAAAGGCAGTGTCTATATACCGGAAACTACCTCTGTTAATAAAATATACGAATTCGGCACCAACAGACCGATCCCTCTGGGCTTTGAAGTACGATGCGACAACTTCAGACTTTCACGATACAAGGACGGCTCTCCCAGTGAGTACCGCTCTGATCTGACAGTAATAGATAACGGCAAAGAAGTCCTCTCCAAATCAATTGTAGTAAACGACCCGCTGGATTATAAAGGTTTTACCTTTTATCAATCAAGCTATGACAGCCAGCGCCGGTTCCTGGTAAAACTTAAAAATAACACCACCAATACAGGCAGGTCCTTCATAGTCAATCCAGGCCAACAAGTCAGCTGGCCGGGCACCAATATCAATTTCGGAATTATCAACCTGAGTGGTCCTGATGCTCTTGGTGCCTATCGTTTTAAAATCTGGTTTACCGACAATAAAGGCGAACCTTCGATATTCTGGGTTGAGAATGAAACTGATGCGGTTATAACCCGTTCGGACACAGATTACCTCTTTACCACTAAAGAACATTATGCAACAGGATTGCAGGTTGCGAGGGATCCTGGAGTCTGGCCCGTTTACATCGGCTGCATGCTGATGATCTTCGGACTCTATGTTGCTTTCTTTCTTTCACATCGCAGAATTTGGGCGTATATTACAAAGGAAGACAGTAAGACTCTCGTGATCCTCGGAGGTCTCAGCAATAAGAACAAGATCGGCTTTGAAAACGACTTTACAACAATTGTCGAAGCCCTGGATAAGAAAGAAAACACAACTTCAAGCAAGGAATAA